Proteins encoded by one window of Ruminococcaceae bacterium R-25:
- a CDS encoding DNA-binding response OmpR family regulator, with the protein MNDILIVEDNEELGALIRDFLIRDGYSVSWKTTGEEGLIALKEDKFRLVLLDVMLPGFDGYETLRMLRKDMGIPVLMMSAKNDDQSKILGLDVGADDYIEKPFSFPFLSSKIKAILRRNYDMAQEHKELTYKDIKIDLDDMTVRKGDRIIPVNGKELDILVYFLKNPDKVIRKEVLFNAVWGSDCFSEISTLTVYIRWLREKIEDDPKDPKYIHTVWRVGYKFGEAAI; encoded by the coding sequence ATGAATGATATCTTGATCGTGGAAGACAATGAGGAATTGGGTGCGCTTATAAGGGATTTCCTTATAAGGGATGGTTATTCTGTCTCCTGGAAGACTACAGGTGAAGAAGGCCTTATAGCGCTTAAAGAAGATAAGTTCCGCCTGGTCCTTTTAGATGTAATGCTCCCGGGCTTTGACGGTTATGAGACACTTCGTATGCTCAGAAAGGATATGGGGATCCCGGTCCTTATGATGAGTGCGAAAAATGATGACCAGAGCAAGATCTTAGGACTTGATGTCGGCGCTGACGATTATATCGAAAAGCCATTTTCATTTCCGTTCCTTTCTTCAAAGATAAAGGCAATTCTGCGCCGCAATTATGATATGGCACAGGAACATAAGGAACTTACATATAAAGATATTAAGATCGATCTTGATGATATGACAGTAAGAAAAGGTGACAGGATAATTCCTGTTAACGGCAAGGAACTTGATATCCTCGTTTATTTCCTGAAGAACCCTGATAAGGTCATAAGAAAAGAAGTCCTGTTTAACGCTGTCTGGGGTTCTGACTGTTTCTCGGAGATATCGACGCTTACAGTTTATATCAGATGGCTCAGGGAAAAGATCGAAGATGATCCTAAAGATCCTAAGTATATTCATACGGTATGGAGAGTCGGATATAAATTCGGTGAGGCAGCTATCTGA
- a CDS encoding signal transduction histidine kinase yields the protein MRKYIGKYILLFVICLAIGVSVYCFIASSNKKSEGQRNTLMNRVANEMSSKDIGDIETSLAELINNNDWAKEYGRDNIPADIVFVRSDAEEGPYAQLGDGDSVWSLSKDGTVYGFLVFSFKENSMERTIAICEAVVAACFIVSVLFFIYIDRKVIMPFNRLSDYPERIAKNENADALPESKDKYFGKYIWGMNMLRDRLSGDNRKLRQLEKEQLTLVSTIAHGIKTPVANIKLYSEAIKSGLYREDGTPDPKDAEVASKITKNADDITDLVKELLESASKGVVVFEPRIETFYLTEIEEFIKREYDNRLNVLRIPYKIDMKSRVMITSDKTGIIRILVQLLDNAIKYSDGRGINITVDKNEDGYIFSVRDTGSRIPESEMPYVFNSFWRGSNADDVEGNGLGLYEAQFIARKLGGDIAVRYLEETEETEFEVFLPL from the coding sequence ATGCGTAAATATATAGGAAAGTATATCCTGCTTTTCGTTATATGCCTTGCTATAGGCGTATCTGTCTATTGCTTTATTGCTTCCTCAAACAAAAAGTCCGAAGGACAAAGAAATACCCTGATGAACCGTGTCGCTAACGAGATGTCTTCAAAAGATATCGGAGACATTGAGACTTCTTTGGCTGAGCTTATAAATAACAACGACTGGGCAAAAGAATATGGCAGGGATAACATTCCTGCGGATATAGTTTTTGTGAGATCCGATGCTGAAGAAGGTCCTTATGCGCAGTTAGGAGACGGAGACTCGGTCTGGAGCCTGTCAAAAGACGGCACTGTATATGGATTTCTGGTCTTTTCATTCAAAGAAAACAGCATGGAGAGGACTATTGCAATTTGCGAAGCGGTAGTAGCGGCATGCTTTATTGTCTCAGTATTATTCTTTATTTATATAGACCGCAAAGTCATCATGCCGTTCAACAGGCTCTCCGATTATCCTGAACGCATTGCGAAAAATGAAAATGCCGATGCGCTTCCCGAATCTAAGGACAAGTACTTCGGAAAATACATATGGGGAATGAATATGCTCCGTGACCGTTTGTCGGGTGATAACAGAAAACTCCGTCAATTGGAAAAGGAGCAGCTGACGCTCGTTTCCACGATCGCTCATGGTATCAAGACTCCGGTTGCAAACATCAAGCTCTATTCCGAAGCGATCAAGAGCGGCCTTTACAGGGAAGACGGCACGCCTGATCCGAAAGACGCTGAAGTAGCTTCCAAGATAACCAAGAATGCCGATGACATAACAGATCTTGTTAAGGAACTTCTGGAGAGCGCTTCAAAGGGCGTAGTCGTTTTCGAGCCCAGGATCGAAACATTCTATCTTACGGAGATCGAAGAATTCATTAAGCGTGAATATGATAACCGCCTTAACGTTTTAAGGATCCCTTATAAGATCGACATGAAAAGCCGTGTAATGATAACTTCGGATAAGACCGGAATAATCCGCATTCTTGTCCAGCTTTTGGATAATGCGATCAAATACAGTGACGGCCGCGGCATAAACATCACAGTGGATAAGAATGAAGACGGCTATATTTTCTCGGTAAGAGATACCGGCAGCCGTATACCGGAAAGCGAGATGCCGTATGTGTTTAACAGCTTCTGGCGCGGCTCTAATGCGGATGATGTAGAGGGCAACGGCCTTGGCCTTTATGAAGCCCAGTTTATAGCAAGAAAGCTTGGCGGAGACATAGCTGTCCGCTATCTTGAAGAGACTGAAGAAACGGAGTTTGAAGTTTTTTTGCCGCTTTAA
- a CDS encoding putative ABC transport system ATP-binding protein, whose translation MSTVIETKDLCKTYIVNKQSNNVLQNVNFSVEEGEFVTVMGPSGSGKSTLLYAVSGMDNVTAGSVFFDGEEITSMKDKQLINLRLLKMGFVFQQMYMMKKLSIIDNIILPGFQAKIRPRKEIRKDAEDLMRKLGIIDEADREITEVSGGQLQRACLCRALINHPKVIFADEPTGALNSKASGEVMDRLLEANRMGTTILMVTHSERVASISDRIIYLVDGNIQGELHLGKMKDDDLSGRERRVRNWLGEMGW comes from the coding sequence ATGAGTACTGTTATTGAAACAAAAGATCTTTGTAAGACTTATATCGTCAACAAACAAAGTAATAACGTATTGCAGAACGTGAACTTCTCAGTAGAGGAGGGCGAGTTCGTTACAGTCATGGGACCGTCCGGTTCAGGCAAATCCACTCTGCTCTATGCTGTCAGCGGAATGGATAACGTAACTGCAGGAAGCGTCTTTTTCGATGGCGAAGAGATCACTTCGATGAAGGATAAGCAGCTTATTAACTTAAGACTTCTTAAGATGGGCTTTGTCTTCCAGCAGATGTACATGATGAAGAAACTCAGCATCATTGACAACATTATCCTTCCCGGTTTTCAGGCAAAGATCAGACCCAGGAAAGAGATAAGAAAAGATGCAGAAGACCTGATGAGAAAGCTCGGCATCATTGATGAAGCTGACCGTGAGATCACTGAAGTATCAGGCGGACAGCTGCAGAGAGCCTGCCTTTGCAGAGCACTTATAAATCATCCGAAAGTTATATTCGCAGACGAGCCTACCGGTGCACTTAATTCGAAGGCATCTGGTGAAGTCATGGACAGACTCCTTGAGGCTAACCGCATGGGAACAACGATCCTTATGGTTACCCACAGTGAGAGAGTCGCATCGATTTCCGACAGGATCATTTATCTCGTGGATGGAAACATCCAGGGTGAACTTCACTTAGGAAAGATGAAAGACGATGATCTCTCAGGCAGAGAACGCAGGGTAAGAAACTGGTTGGGAGAGATGGGCTGGTAA
- a CDS encoding ABC-type lipoprotein release transport system permease subunit — MYFRMLKRDIKDKPGLNIVTFIFMVAAVTFMVIGSTLIYAMFVGEKKTYAKCNSSDVFVRLDQSISDKEGLVERFMKDVDELPVIDDCVHDEVVITSFTGIELIGENITDHVHYSSSVIITDIPDKYDIPIDFDNNYFEVPDGCIAVSQTLSNRFGIKEGEKVRLTTQIGNVYEFTVSTIYKNPAVTQIDNMYLSDHDKEIFYSECPRKHDLFICTAPPGIKDYITTLRDSTADLMIKYKEQNTDGYASRALFLNNDGLFAIIVTCCMLVVAVAIMAMTMITIDFSLKSAIKREEREIGMMKAIGVWSLSYKTLFIVKYLFFAVLGGIIGLPAGFLLSKLLFNKFVMHIMYPDVMMMIIIGAIASITTILIIALFSFFALRRMNKISVIDAIHGENRGERFSAIPGLSLNKKKHLSVPLFLAVSDILRGFKRYILLIVAYVLGICIVMFVVRLNDTIMTPDYAYTHFQQGQMDFLITIDDDYYSKLISGQGSFKGVIDVINSDFENNSIPAHMVTYEYGSGLFKFEDKETVCQLMWTDAPSSEMKYIEGNAPKLRNEVAVGYYTANEKGIKIGDTVSLEYDKYEDDHVTFHKVTEEFIVTAFVDRFGNNTPIIIMGDEFEGSTVFGGNFFSCTIDAPASQHNAIIEKMQALYPDGEVTVLHNNEIMPHYLVGYQEMFNLIILIVSLVCAVVLILLTSLYENIFIDEETSDIALLKSMGFGRGVIRAWHFFRLMLLSLFSLLLTYVFMATAGNFLIGNLFKSIMKSGDFTLKVLPLSNFVIVPVCILAGLALVTYLMTRITNKIQIWKVRNE, encoded by the coding sequence ATGTATTTTCGAATGTTGAAAAGGGATATTAAGGATAAGCCGGGTCTTAATATCGTCACCTTCATTTTTATGGTTGCGGCCGTTACTTTTATGGTAATCGGTTCGACACTTATTTACGCTATGTTCGTCGGCGAAAAGAAAACGTATGCGAAATGCAATTCTTCAGATGTTTTTGTCAGGCTTGACCAGAGCATAAGCGATAAGGAAGGCCTTGTTGAGCGCTTCATGAAAGATGTGGATGAATTGCCTGTTATAGATGATTGTGTTCATGATGAGGTTGTTATCACAAGCTTTACCGGTATTGAACTTATCGGAGAAAACATTACGGATCATGTGCATTATTCTTCAAGTGTGATCATTACGGACATACCGGATAAATACGATATTCCGATCGATTTTGATAACAATTACTTTGAAGTGCCTGACGGATGCATAGCTGTTTCCCAGACATTAAGCAACAGATTCGGCATCAAAGAAGGCGAAAAAGTAAGGCTTACGACACAGATAGGAAATGTATACGAGTTTACGGTAAGCACGATCTATAAGAATCCTGCGGTAACCCAGATAGACAACATGTATCTGTCTGATCATGACAAGGAGATTTTCTATTCGGAATGCCCGAGAAAGCACGATCTGTTCATCTGCACGGCTCCGCCCGGAATAAAGGACTATATCACCACATTAAGAGATTCCACAGCTGACCTTATGATCAAGTATAAGGAGCAGAATACGGACGGTTATGCTTCCCGCGCACTGTTTCTTAATAACGACGGACTTTTTGCGATCATAGTGACATGCTGCATGCTCGTTGTAGCTGTTGCGATCATGGCGATGACTATGATCACTATAGATTTCAGCCTTAAGTCAGCAATAAAAAGAGAAGAACGTGAGATCGGCATGATGAAGGCCATCGGTGTGTGGTCATTGTCTTACAAGACGCTCTTTATAGTTAAGTATCTCTTTTTCGCCGTATTGGGCGGCATCATAGGACTTCCTGCAGGATTCTTATTAAGCAAGCTCCTTTTTAACAAGTTCGTTATGCACATCATGTATCCTGATGTAATGATGATGATCATAATAGGTGCCATTGCGAGCATTACGACTATTCTCATCATTGCCCTTTTCAGCTTTTTCGCGCTCAGGAGAATGAATAAGATCAGTGTCATTGATGCCATTCATGGCGAGAACAGGGGCGAGAGATTCAGCGCAATTCCCGGTCTTTCGCTTAACAAAAAGAAGCACTTGTCTGTTCCGTTGTTCCTTGCAGTCAGTGATATCTTAAGAGGCTTTAAGAGATATATTCTTCTTATCGTTGCGTATGTCCTCGGCATCTGCATTGTTATGTTTGTCGTAAGACTTAACGATACGATCATGACACCTGATTATGCTTATACACATTTCCAGCAGGGACAAATGGACTTTTTAATCACGATCGATGATGACTATTACTCAAAACTCATCAGCGGGCAGGGCAGTTTTAAGGGTGTAATAGATGTCATTAATTCTGATTTTGAAAATAATAGCATTCCTGCTCACATGGTGACTTATGAATACGGCAGCGGTCTGTTTAAGTTTGAAGATAAGGAAACTGTATGCCAGCTTATGTGGACTGATGCACCTTCTTCTGAGATGAAATATATTGAAGGAAATGCTCCGAAGCTCAGGAACGAAGTTGCTGTCGGCTACTACACAGCCAACGAAAAAGGAATAAAGATAGGTGATACTGTCAGCCTGGAATATGACAAGTATGAAGACGATCACGTTACTTTCCATAAAGTAACAGAAGAATTCATTGTTACTGCATTTGTAGACAGGTTCGGTAATAACACACCGATCATTATCATGGGTGATGAATTTGAAGGTTCGACCGTTTTCGGAGGTAATTTTTTCAGTTGCACGATAGATGCGCCCGCATCACAGCATAATGCAATAATCGAAAAGATGCAGGCTCTTTATCCGGACGGTGAGGTCACAGTCCTTCATAATAACGAGATAATGCCGCATTATCTGGTAGGCTACCAGGAGATGTTCAATCTCATAATACTCATTGTATCTTTGGTATGTGCAGTGGTATTGATACTCCTGACATCGCTCTATGAAAATATCTTCATAGATGAGGAGACATCTGATATTGCGCTTCTCAAGAGTATGGGATTTGGCAGAGGCGTTATACGCGCATGGCACTTCTTCAGGCTGATGCTTCTGTCTTTATTTTCGCTCCTGCTCACATATGTATTCATGGCAACGGCAGGAAACTTCCTTATCGGAAACCTGTTTAAGAGCATCATGAAGAGCGGTGATTTCACTCTCAAAGTACTGCCGCTGAGTAACTTTGTCATCGTCCCTGTATGTATTCTTGCAGGCCTGGCTCTGGTTACCTATCTGATGACGAGGATCACAAACAAGATCCAGATCTGGAAAGTGAGAAATGAATAA
- a CDS encoding alpha-N-arabinofuranosidase, which produces MYNLFINTGKELGHINPEIQGHFSEHLGRCIYEGVYVGENSDIPNTNGMRNDVVEALKEMKIPVLRWPGGCFADEYHWKDGIGPKESRKKMINTNWGGVTEDNSFGTHEFMELAEQLGCKTYVNGNIGSGTVREMSEWVEYMTFDGVSPMADLRRANGREKPWTVDYFAVGNETWGCGGNMVPEYYANLYKHYQTFVKQYNPDKKIKKLAVGPTDKDYNWTETMLRECFRQQGSFPQNFGYMDGLTLHYYTLPYDWDHKGSATKFNDKEWYMTLAKTFAMEEFIEKHSAIMDRYDPDCRIGLMVDEWGTWYDVEEGTNPGFLYQQNTIRDALIACINLNIFNKHCKRVKMANIAQLVNVLQAVILTEGDKMVKTPTYYVFKMFSCHQDGELLESTLNSSKIGLEDQYMVPNLHESVSKGKDGKIHITLGNLSCTDAYDVASSLMGENIKSVKATVLAGKMDDYNTFDQPDVVFEKAFDDISFEGDKITFKIPASSVMHIEVEI; this is translated from the coding sequence ATGTACAATCTATTCATTAACACAGGCAAGGAACTTGGCCACATCAATCCTGAGATCCAGGGACACTTCTCTGAGCATCTCGGAAGATGTATCTACGAAGGCGTTTATGTCGGAGAGAATTCCGATATTCCCAACACCAACGGTATGCGCAACGACGTTGTCGAAGCGTTAAAGGAGATGAAGATCCCTGTTCTCCGTTGGCCCGGCGGATGCTTTGCTGACGAGTATCACTGGAAGGACGGCATCGGTCCCAAGGAATCACGTAAGAAGATGATCAACACCAACTGGGGCGGCGTTACTGAAGACAACAGCTTCGGTACACACGAGTTCATGGAACTTGCTGAGCAGCTCGGCTGCAAGACTTATGTCAACGGCAACATCGGAAGCGGCACTGTCCGTGAGATGAGCGAATGGGTCGAATACATGACCTTTGACGGCGTATCGCCGATGGCTGATCTCAGAAGAGCCAACGGCAGGGAGAAGCCCTGGACAGTTGACTATTTTGCGGTCGGTAATGAGACATGGGGATGCGGCGGAAACATGGTTCCCGAATACTACGCAAATCTCTACAAACACTATCAGACTTTTGTTAAGCAGTATAATCCCGACAAGAAGATCAAGAAACTTGCCGTAGGTCCTACAGACAAGGACTATAACTGGACTGAGACAATGCTCCGCGAGTGCTTCAGACAGCAGGGCTCATTCCCTCAGAACTTCGGTTATATGGACGGCCTTACGCTCCACTATTACACACTTCCTTACGACTGGGATCACAAGGGTTCTGCCACTAAATTCAATGACAAAGAATGGTATATGACGCTCGCGAAAACTTTCGCTATGGAAGAATTCATCGAGAAGCATTCCGCCATCATGGACAGATACGATCCTGACTGCAGGATCGGTCTTATGGTTGACGAATGGGGCACATGGTATGACGTTGAGGAAGGCACCAACCCCGGTTTCCTCTATCAGCAGAATACTATCCGCGATGCCCTCATCGCCTGCATCAACCTCAACATCTTCAACAAGCACTGCAAGCGTGTAAAGATGGCTAATATCGCACAGCTCGTAAACGTTCTTCAGGCAGTTATCCTTACTGAAGGCGACAAGATGGTCAAGACTCCTACATACTATGTATTCAAGATGTTCAGCTGCCATCAGGACGGCGAGCTTTTGGAGAGCACTCTCAACAGCTCAAAGATCGGTCTTGAGGACCAGTATATGGTTCCGAACCTCCACGAGTCAGTATCGAAGGGCAAGGACGGCAAGATCCACATTACATTGGGCAACCTCTCCTGCACGGATGCTTACGATGTAGCTTCTTCTCTCATGGGCGAGAACATCAAGTCAGTTAAGGCTACGGTCCTTGCCGGCAAGATGGACGATTACAATACTTTCGATCAGCCTGATGTTGTTTTCGAGAAGGCATTCGACGATATCAGCTTTGAAGGCGACAAGATCACATTTAAGATCCCTGCTTCAAGCGTAATGCATATCGAAGTCGAGATCTGA
- a CDS encoding phosphoglycolate phosphatase, with protein sequence MKKGVIFDMDGTVWDSSENVARSWTVKVHEAGFTDKTVTREDIQRNMGKPMDAIADNLFTYTEKGPERDALRFACENYENEYLRQNGGILYDGVVETWGKLKEMGYHVYIVSNCQAGYIEAFLGYFGIAYGTPDDLVEDIECYGNNFLQKDENIKLLAERNGLTDACYVGDIQSDYDATSKAGLPFIHAKYGFGTINTEVPVINSFDELTKVVPEVIG encoded by the coding sequence ATGAAAAAAGGCGTTATTTTTGATATGGACGGCACCGTCTGGGATTCTTCCGAGAACGTTGCAAGATCTTGGACTGTAAAGGTTCATGAAGCAGGATTTACTGATAAGACCGTAACCCGCGAAGACATCCAGAGAAACATGGGAAAACCGATGGATGCGATCGCAGATAACCTTTTCACTTATACTGAAAAGGGTCCTGAGAGAGATGCGCTGCGCTTTGCCTGTGAGAACTATGAGAATGAGTATCTCAGGCAGAACGGCGGCATCCTATACGATGGCGTTGTTGAGACCTGGGGGAAGCTTAAGGAGATGGGTTATCACGTCTATATCGTAAGCAACTGCCAGGCAGGTTATATCGAAGCATTCCTTGGGTACTTCGGTATCGCTTACGGAACGCCGGATGATCTTGTTGAAGACATCGAGTGCTACGGAAATAACTTCCTGCAAAAGGATGAGAATATAAAGCTCTTAGCAGAGCGCAACGGGCTTACAGATGCCTGCTACGTAGGCGATATCCAGAGTGACTACGATGCAACGTCAAAGGCCGGTCTGCCTTTTATCCATGCTAAATACGGATTCGGCACTATCAATACCGAAGTCCCTGTAATAAACAGTTTTGACGAACTTACAAAAGTCGTACCCGAAGTTATCGGATAA
- a CDS encoding glycerol-1-phosphate dehydrogenase [NAD(P)+] translates to MPKDEISIPPILKIERGVTANIGEYLKDAGFTQVVILFGNGLTSMFGDIVFDSFEKAGVKVLHHQEMDTVDFNDITELAFELPNKTQAVIGMGGGKVIDAAKYIGYVLRIPFISVPTSSSSDGFSSSSASLIVDGHRKSLPAKMAYGILVDTDVIKSAPVRFLYSGVGDMVAKIQSTYDWQHEEDLGYDEVNDFAFMVAKKAVNSFVRTPFESMEEDLFLKELLDSLAMSGVANEIAGSSAPTSGSEHLISHALDSFLERPQLHGVQVGIATYIMCKILDHRWKRVDTIFTKTGFWDYCATLELKAEDFAKAIDMAPSIKPHRHTYLHEEKYREMAKALLTTDDKLKDILKA, encoded by the coding sequence ATGCCTAAAGACGAAATTTCCATACCTCCGATCCTTAAGATCGAGAGAGGCGTTACAGCCAATATCGGTGAATATTTAAAGGATGCCGGCTTTACACAGGTCGTTATCCTCTTCGGCAACGGACTTACATCGATGTTCGGTGACATTGTTTTCGATTCTTTCGAAAAGGCGGGCGTCAAGGTACTGCACCACCAGGAGATGGATACCGTTGATTTCAATGACATAACGGAGCTTGCCTTTGAGCTTCCGAACAAGACCCAGGCGGTCATCGGCATGGGCGGCGGCAAGGTAATCGACGCTGCTAAATACATCGGCTATGTGCTGCGCATTCCTTTTATAAGTGTTCCTACGAGTTCTTCGTCCGACGGCTTCTCAAGCTCGTCCGCATCGCTCATCGTCGACGGTCACAGAAAGTCGCTACCAGCGAAGATGGCTTACGGCATCCTGGTCGACACTGACGTCATCAAGAGCGCGCCCGTCAGATTCCTTTACTCCGGTGTAGGCGACATGGTCGCTAAGATCCAGTCGACTTACGACTGGCAGCACGAGGAAGATCTGGGCTACGACGAGGTCAATGATTTCGCATTCATGGTCGCGAAAAAAGCCGTAAATTCATTCGTCAGAACACCTTTCGAATCCATGGAGGAAGACCTGTTCCTTAAAGAACTCTTGGATTCCCTCGCAATGAGCGGCGTCGCAAACGAGATCGCCGGATCTTCTGCTCCGACATCCGGCAGTGAGCACCTTATCTCACACGCTTTGGATTCATTCCTGGAGCGCCCGCAGCTTCACGGCGTTCAGGTCGGCATCGCAACTTACATCATGTGCAAGATCTTAGATCACAGATGGAAGAGAGTAGATACGATCTTTACGAAGACCGGTTTCTGGGACTATTGTGCAACGCTCGAGCTGAAGGCTGAAGACTTTGCAAAGGCTATCGACATGGCGCCTTCCATAAAGCCTCACCGCCACACTTATCTTCACGAAGAGAAGTACAGGGAGATGGCAAAGGCTCTTCTTACAACAGACGATAAACTCAAGGATATCCTGAAGGCCTGA
- a CDS encoding transporter (CPA2 family), whose product MRLATLSEKEIIITLIALALLLLFAFCFGTLMEKIKGPRVVGEILGGMILGGSCLFLLLPSLSEQIFFAYPEEGKVLNIFYQLGLIFLMFLSGYNTDIKVDKTNAKTISLVFIGATILPMAGSIPFFGLFKEHFIGSINNETAYCLVFAIGVAITSIPVISKIFFDMGIMNTKFSNTVLTVSTFQDLCLWILLNVATRITQSGEIKLVEMIVIVVVTIGIFVAIALISRFIKQIKSEWKPVTFYSLSFVVLLLTCGLLYIAGINIMYSAFVVGYLIKAVFGTEETVKSRMHSLEHIAFSFFIPIYFALVGIQLNVVHDFSVPRFLLFFAIAFGLEFIGTWVLLLFSGLKMSTRLNFAITMNARGGPGIVLATVAYSYNIISLEFFTVLILTTMLSSMIAGYFLRWQQRKNTKVFDEL is encoded by the coding sequence ATGCGACTTGCAACACTTTCTGAGAAAGAGATAATCATTACGCTTATAGCACTCGCACTGCTCTTGCTGTTTGCGTTCTGCTTCGGAACGCTGATGGAAAAGATCAAGGGCCCGAGAGTAGTAGGCGAGATCTTAGGCGGCATGATACTCGGAGGTTCGTGTCTATTCTTATTGCTTCCGTCTTTGTCGGAGCAGATATTTTTCGCGTATCCCGAAGAAGGAAAAGTCCTTAATATCTTCTATCAGCTGGGCCTTATTTTCCTGATGTTCCTGTCAGGATATAACACCGATATCAAAGTCGATAAGACCAATGCGAAAACGATAAGCCTTGTCTTCATCGGCGCAACGATCCTTCCTATGGCAGGAAGCATTCCTTTTTTCGGACTGTTTAAAGAACACTTTATTGGAAGCATCAATAACGAGACTGCGTATTGTCTTGTTTTCGCGATCGGTGTTGCGATCACTTCTATCCCTGTAATATCGAAGATCTTCTTTGATATGGGGATCATGAACACGAAGTTTTCCAACACGGTTTTGACTGTATCTACTTTCCAGGATCTGTGTTTGTGGATACTTCTTAATGTTGCAACGAGGATCACACAGTCAGGCGAGATAAAGCTCGTTGAGATGATCGTAATCGTTGTGGTCACGATCGGTATCTTCGTTGCGATCGCGCTGATCTCAAGATTCATCAAGCAGATAAAGAGCGAGTGGAAGCCTGTAACTTTTTATTCTCTGAGCTTTGTGGTTCTGCTGCTTACATGCGGACTGCTTTATATCGCCGGCATTAACATCATGTATTCGGCCTTTGTTGTCGGATACCTGATCAAAGCTGTTTTCGGTACTGAAGAGACAGTTAAGTCGCGTATGCATTCATTGGAACATATCGCATTTTCATTCTTCATTCCGATCTATTTTGCACTTGTCGGAATACAGCTTAATGTCGTGCATGATTTCTCCGTTCCGAGATTTTTGTTGTTCTTTGCGATCGCATTCGGACTTGAGTTTATCGGCACATGGGTACTGCTCCTGTTCTCCGGACTTAAGATGAGCACAAGGCTTAACTTTGCGATAACGATGAATGCCAGAGGAGGCCCGGGAATCGTATTAGCGACAGTAGCATATTCTTATAATATAATCAGTTTGGAGTTCTTTACCGTTCTTATTCTTACGACGATGCTTTCTTCCATGATCGCAGGTTATTTCTTAAGATGGCAGCAGAGAAAGAACACCAAAGTTTTTGATGAACTTTAA
- a CDS encoding acetyltransferase (GNAT) family protein, giving the protein MIIKRVVEIDDKTGEFINKEFSQYGIQNEVELNYEEFCFVAEDEGNIAGVITGRAYYNEVHIGDLIVGKDFRRSGIGSRLVRAVEDAYKDKGYEKITLTTFGFQAPEFYKKLGYEMEFVREDINPKLSKYFLMKKI; this is encoded by the coding sequence ATGATCATCAAAAGAGTAGTAGAAATTGACGATAAGACCGGCGAGTTTATAAATAAAGAATTCTCGCAATACGGCATTCAAAATGAAGTCGAATTAAACTACGAAGAGTTTTGTTTCGTCGCTGAAGACGAAGGAAATATCGCAGGCGTAATAACCGGCCGTGCATACTATAACGAAGTCCACATAGGCGATCTGATCGTAGGAAAAGACTTTAGAAGATCAGGTATCGGAAGCAGGCTTGTCCGTGCAGTCGAAGACGCATACAAAGATAAGGGTTATGAAAAGATAACTCTTACGACATTCGGTTTTCAGGCACCGGAATTCTATAAGAAACTGGGATATGAAATGGAATTCGTCCGTGAGGATATAAATCCCAAATTGAGCAAGTATTTTCTCATGAAGAAGATTTAA